A stretch of DNA from Terriglobia bacterium:
GAGGACGGTCACCCAGCAACTCCTCTTGTGTAAATCCACGCCAAGATATAACTTCTCCATCGGGGGCTCTCCTTTCGATCGTAAGATTTAGTCGACAACCAAATCCTACTCGATTCGAGCCGCCCCCTTCATGACATCAGACACGTGCCTTGTCGTGTCTGCGATCCCGCGCAGCGGGCCGCGGCTGGCGCACTCGTCGCGGTGTTTGCGATATATGCGGCCTCACCGAAACGTCCCAGACGCCAGCCCCGGGGCTGGCGCAGACGTTGACTTTTAATGTCTGCGGTCAGCGAAGCTGAGTGGGGCTAGAATGGCGCGCTGCAGGAGCCGCAGCATCACGGGAGCGAGCGGCCGTGGCCAAGGCGGAGATATTGTTTTTTGAAGGACCCCTCGATCCTCGCAATGGACCGGGTGGAATGAAAACAAGCAAGGGCCTCTCGCTTCGCGAGAACGCAGATGCTACAAGGCGAGCATCTGCGCCAGCCACGCTGCTCCCTCCGCTTGCCCAGCATGACCATGCAGCCAGAGATCCGCCTGGTGACCTTAGCTTATGGGGGTGATGCCCAACGCCAGGAGGGCATTCACGGCATCCGCAGCCGTCGCGTAAACCGTCGAGCGGGTACCGGTGTTCCCGAGCACGTTGCTGGGTGCTCCGACATCTCCCTCAAAAAAGCGGTCGTTGGGCGGATCTTCGCCGGCAATGTCCCGGATGAGCACCCGGTGCTCGCATTCAATGCCTACAATTTGAGCCGCCGCCTCGGCGATGAAAGTATTCGCAGCGGTGGCGGCAACCGAGATCGCCCCCAGGTAGGCACCGATAAAGATGGATTCCAGTTGTTCGCCGAAGGCCAGCATGGCCTTTGCGCTATCAAATGTCCCCGCAGGAAACTGGAAGACGCTGAATTGAAATGCCAATCCCAGGCCCTGCAGCACGGCTCGATGCGTATCTTCCTGGTTGGCAGCCGCCTGGAAATAGAGCCGGTGCGAGCTGTTGAGAAGGGTCCCCTTGGCCATATCGCCCGGAACACCAAAGGGCGATGCCTGCCCCAGGGCATTATTGTAAAAGGCGATGCCAATGCGCTCTGCGCCAACGGCGGCGTTGCCAAAGTCGGTAACGGGATCACCGCCTGCGCGGGCCAGCTTCGCATTGCTGGTCAAGGCGACTGTTCCCACGGCCCCGCCCACCGCAACGCCACCACCAGCGGCCAGGATGCGCTGCATGAACTTGCGCCGAGTGCTCGTCGCCCGAAAGGCTTCCGATGTTTGAAGGATATTTTCGATTCGCTCAGGATTCCGATTAATTTGTTGTCCGGACATCATTAGCTCCTTTCCGGTAATGTAATCTTAGGCCCCACCTTCGCGTTTTGGGCGCAGACTCGCGTGCATAGAGTACCTGGAATCCCAACGCGACCTTGCGATTTGGTTCGAAGGAGGCTGCGAAGGGGCTGCCACTGCGCCTGCGGCATTTCCCGGGTCGCGACGGTCTTATCGCCAGCACATATCCAGGTACGGAATCACTCGCACCTCTTTTCCAAGGGATAATTCGGAGGTTAGATCATACGGGTCGCGACAATGTCAAAGCGTCGTCAGGATTTTGCAATTTATTATGCTTGGGAATGTTCGCCGGTGCCTTCACGTGAAAGGCGGTAATGCAGGCCCGGAGCTGGTAGCCACGGTCAATCATGTTTTCGGTTGACCGTGGGTTCGTCCTGCACCAAGGGCCCACAGTCACAAAGGCACTGACTGTGGCTACCCGCTGCGGCTACCTTCTACCCACTGAGAGCGGCATTCAGGGAGCCGAAAAGCTCATCGAACCGGTCGACGTCCGGAACGGAGAGCGACCTCTCACTTAGCATCGGCAATAATGCCTGGGCAACGCGGTAATGATTAAAGCCACCATCTCTCAAGAGCCTGATCTGCCTCGCTTCTAGCCACAGATTGATGCGCTCAACAATGCGCGGGTGCTGACCAAGTCCTGCGGGGTCGATAGCCGCACCCCCCAGTTCGCTGGCATACGACGCGTTGAACGCCTGGATGTAGATGTTCTCGGGGAAGAGGTCCTCGAGATCGGATTCCTGACCTTTTTGCGCCCGAAACATCGAATAGTCAAAAATTCGCTTGCGTTCGATAAGTTTCTGCCGGATGAGGTTCTCGATACCTTGATGCGGCGCCCGCCCTCGATCGTGCAGCACGACCAGCGTCAGTTTGTTCGCGCCGAGGAGCGCAACAAAGGTAGCAACCTTGTCAAGCCCGCCCACAGGAACTAGGACACCTTCGAGTAATCCGCGCTTCCCCACTTTTTCAAGGAGGGCAGACATATGCTGCAGCAGAATTAGGTCAGAGGGACCCTCCAGAAGGATGTTCTTTTTCGCGATAAAGAGATTCTGTGCAATTGAATAGCCGAGGGCCGCTTGCAGGGGGAATAGGCTATCCTCGCGTGACCCCACGAGATCGCCCGAAACTTTCGCTCCCTCCTTCGGCCGGTCCTCGACAACCCGAACTCTGTGTAGCCCATCACTCTCGACCATGAAGGGTGAATGTGTGGTGTAAATGATCTGGTGCGACTTCGAAAGTGTGCCTATGTAATTGACAAAGTCAGCCTGCGCGAGCGCATGGAGGCTCAAGCCAGGCTCGTCAAGCAGAAGAATAATTTCTTTATCTGTGCCGAGTCTGCTCTTTACTGCGGAAAACCAGACCATAAAGCTAAAGAACCATATAAAGCCCTTGCTCCGCTGGTCGAAGGGGACGGTCACGCCGTGGCGTAGGTTCTTAACCCTGATGTACAAATTCTTCCCGTTGTTATAAGGTGGCAAGTCGGTTGGGTCTGCCTTAATGTCAAACTCCACACAGATGCCGGTGTTCTGTTTCCAGTATTCGAAGACCTGTTCAGTGATTGTAAGGCCGATTGCTTCCAATTTCGCCTTTGAGTTTTCGTAACCTTGCTCGCTCATCAATTCACGCAGGTCGGTTCCTGCTAGTTCGAAAAGGCCCAACGCCGTTTCGTCGGCCCCCGTAAGTTGCTTGTTCGCCCTGCGCTGGTTAAGAGCCTCAAGATTGATCTTCCCCTCGAGAAGCTTGTAATCATCGAAGTAGAAAAAGCGCGGAAGTGACGGTGAGAGGTAGGCATTCCAGATGTGCCAGCCGACCATGTCCCAGTTCGCTGAGTGGTTCGCAAACCTGTCGCGCCACTCTTTTGCAAAGGCCGCAAGCGTACCGTCGGCAGGGAGTTCCTTTTTCTCTATCCTCTCCACGACCTCATCGAGGCGTTTCGCATCGGCGAAGACTTCTTCTACACATTCAATTCCCCGGAGCCGCTTCCTGGAAGCTGCGAGGGCCCCCTCTTGGTTCAGCTCAAGACTGAGGGTACTGGTATTCCCGTATGTTGTCGTCCGCATGAAGAGATGCCCCGGAGGAACCACCTCCGACCCTTCGAAGACCTCATTATTGATCCTTTGAGCAAGGTTCTTCTCGATTCGGAACGTAAGTTCCACAGCGTTTGCATACGATTTTGCCTCGTGTTGACTTCTATAGCGAACGTAGTCCTTGCGCGGGTAGTCAAACACGTAGTCGAATTTTGCGCTCGTGAGAGGCAGGGCTTTGTGCAGTGCTTCAAGGAAAGCGCTCTTCCCCGACTCGTTCTTGCCGACGAGGACTGTCACATTCTCGTCGATTTGGACGGGCGAGGAGTCCTCGATCGATTTGTACTTAAAGACGTGGGCTCTGATCAGTTTTATCAAGGTTGGTCTCCTGTGCTTTAAACGGTGTCTGCTCCGCGGCCACTAACACGCGCCTCCAGGCTCGAGGTCCGCCCCCATTTTCACGGATCGGTGCCCACCTCGCTGAGCGTCTCGCCTGCACGCGGCGCGCGCTCTTGCGAATCAAGCTGACGGGAAACAGGGCGGTGGGAGCGGTTGAACTGGAGGCTCAGATTTGGGTTTCCCGTCGTCAGCTTGTTTTTGATTGGGCCGAGGGTTTCAGCAGTTGAACGTGTCACGTGTTGAGGATCGTTCCCCTGCGGCCCAATTCCCTTTGGCGCGGCCGCCGTTCGCCGCAAAAATAGTCCGGCAGAGTCTACCGCAAATAGTTTCTGGAAACAATTCCAAATTGGGAACTACGAAGGCGGTCAGCAGGAGGCGCCCGTGGTACAGGCACTCTTGCCTGGGCCTAAGTCCACAGCCAGGAGTGGCTGTGCTACTTCATTCTCATCGCCTTCCAGCTCCTGCCTCTCTACTGCACGGTGACGGTCACGGTCGCGGTTGTGCGGCCGAACTGGTTGGTGGAATTGAGCGTATAGGTTGTAGTGGCGCCGGGTGTAATGATGATGCTGGTTCCCCGCACCGGCCCGATCTGCGGAGAAATGATGTTGTAGAGCTGCCCGCTGGTTGACCAGCTCAGCGTGACCATCTGGCCGGGCGCGGCATTCGGCGGATTGGCCGTGAAGCTCGAGATGGTGGGCGACGGCCCGGTGGGAACATTGGCGGGCGTGTAGATGGTTCCCGTATCGACAACTTCAAAACTGGATGCCGTGATCGTCTTGAGCAGGTTCAGATCGTTGTTGTTCCAGCGGTTGTCCGGCGCTCCGCTGATGAAGATGGCGCTGCCGTTGTCAGCGAGAATCATTCCGTATTTCTTGAGCGCGTTGAGGATCACCTGGTCGTCTGCGGGGAAGCCCGTAATATTGAAAGACGCTTTCAGCCGCAGCCGCAGTCCCATGGGCGGCGCGTTGGGATTGGTGGTGGTTGAGGCCCAGT
This window harbors:
- a CDS encoding ferritin-like domain-containing protein, which gives rise to MSGQQINRNPERIENILQTSEAFRATSTRRKFMQRILAAGGGVAVGGAVGTVALTSNAKLARAGGDPVTDFGNAAVGAERIGIAFYNNALGQASPFGVPGDMAKGTLLNSSHRLYFQAAANQEDTHRAVLQGLGLAFQFSVFQFPAGTFDSAKAMLAFGEQLESIFIGAYLGAISVAATAANTFIAEAAAQIVGIECEHRVLIRDIAGEDPPNDRFFEGDVGAPSNVLGNTGTRSTVYATAADAVNALLALGITPIS
- a CDS encoding AAA family ATPase encodes the protein MIKLIRAHVFKYKSIEDSSPVQIDENVTVLVGKNESGKSAFLEALHKALPLTSAKFDYVFDYPRKDYVRYRSQHEAKSYANAVELTFRIEKNLAQRINNEVFEGSEVVPPGHLFMRTTTYGNTSTLSLELNQEGALAASRKRLRGIECVEEVFADAKRLDEVVERIEKKELPADGTLAAFAKEWRDRFANHSANWDMVGWHIWNAYLSPSLPRFFYFDDYKLLEGKINLEALNQRRANKQLTGADETALGLFELAGTDLRELMSEQGYENSKAKLEAIGLTITEQVFEYWKQNTGICVEFDIKADPTDLPPYNNGKNLYIRVKNLRHGVTVPFDQRSKGFIWFFSFMVWFSAVKSRLGTDKEIILLLDEPGLSLHALAQADFVNYIGTLSKSHQIIYTTHSPFMVESDGLHRVRVVEDRPKEGAKVSGDLVGSREDSLFPLQAALGYSIAQNLFIAKKNILLEGPSDLILLQHMSALLEKVGKRGLLEGVLVPVGGLDKVATFVALLGANKLTLVVLHDRGRAPHQGIENLIRQKLIERKRIFDYSMFRAQKGQESDLEDLFPENIYIQAFNASYASELGGAAIDPAGLGQHPRIVERINLWLEARQIRLLRDGGFNHYRVAQALLPMLSERSLSVPDVDRFDELFGSLNAALSG